A genomic window from Paenibacillus sp. FSL K6-0276 includes:
- a CDS encoding TraX family protein — protein sequence MQILAMLTMLIDHIGYIFFPEDIAWRYVGRIAFPIYCYGLVQGHIHTSSRPKYLFRLLLIAIIAQIPYNLAINPGGWNVVFTLLLSAIVLVILDKLSSPWLGAPVVIVAIMLMDYFPIDYNAYGLLLVLIFRYTKSYWLVGAHLALNLFYMYYNFWSVQMLSILPTLLITLTPALWGYVERHRVPRWVWWSFYPAHLLILAIFRGLIYNEWVSIEWRNLLNL from the coding sequence ATGCAGATTCTCGCCATGCTGACGATGCTAATCGACCATATTGGCTATATCTTTTTTCCAGAGGATATTGCTTGGAGATATGTAGGGAGAATAGCCTTTCCAATCTACTGTTACGGGCTTGTGCAGGGCCATATACATACATCATCCAGACCGAAATATCTGTTCCGACTGCTCTTAATCGCTATTATTGCTCAGATTCCATACAATTTAGCAATTAATCCTGGTGGATGGAACGTAGTGTTTACGCTTTTGTTATCAGCAATCGTATTGGTTATTTTGGATAAACTGTCTTCACCATGGCTTGGTGCACCTGTCGTCATTGTAGCTATCATGTTAATGGATTATTTCCCTATAGATTATAATGCGTACGGCCTGCTGTTAGTATTGATATTCCGTTATACGAAGTCGTACTGGCTTGTTGGAGCACATTTGGCACTGAATTTATTCTACATGTACTATAATTTTTGGAGTGTGCAAATGCTCAGTATTTTACCGACGCTGTTGATTACTTTGACTCCTGCACTTTGGGGATATGTAGAGCGTCACCGGGTTCCACGCTGGGTGTGGTGGTCTTTTTATCCTGCGCATTTACTGATTTTGGCGATATTTAGGGGTCTGATTTACAATGAATGGGTTTCTATCGAATGGCGAAATTTGTTGAATTTATAG
- the thrS gene encoding threonine--tRNA ligase — translation MEIKVALQNGTIREVLQGTTIKEAAGAISTSLKKSAVAGKINGRSVDLNQTIEHDCQLEIVTLDSKDGLEIYRHSTAHIMAQAIKRIYGDKGVQLGIGPVIEDGFYYDIDIETPLSTDDLVAIEQEMARIIQENHPIDRRVVPRVEAIKLFEALNEPLKLELIRDLPEDTVLSIYDQGEFSDLCRGPHLPSTGLVKAFKLLNVAGAYWRGDSNNKMLQRIYGTAFPKKAQLEEHLLFLEEAKKRDHRKLGKELELFMFSEEAPGMPFYLPKGMTIRTELENFARELQRQRDYDEVRTPLMMNNRLWEQSGHWDHYKDNMYFTNVDETKFALKPMNCPGHMLIYKNNLHSYRELPIRIAEFGQVHRHEFSGALNGMMRVRTFCQDDAHLFVLPEQIEDEISRVISLIDHIYQVFGFEYKIELSTRPADYMGSEELWDQAEQSLQNVLDNLGIEYRVNEGDGAFYGPKIDFHILDALKRSWQCGTIQLDWQMPEKFDLTYIGEDNLKHRPVVIHRAVYGSIDRFMGIITEHFAGAFPLWLAPVQAKLLPVSENYVDYAFQVKQSLEQAGIRVEVDIRNEKLGYKIREAQLEKAPYMLVLGENEKNSDSVSVRKRGEGDLGSKSIQEIIEQINEEIISKR, via the coding sequence ATGGAGATCAAGGTAGCATTGCAAAACGGAACAATTAGAGAGGTACTTCAAGGTACGACGATTAAAGAAGCAGCAGGTGCCATAAGTACCAGTCTGAAAAAAAGTGCTGTAGCTGGAAAGATCAATGGCAGATCCGTTGATCTAAACCAAACGATCGAACATGATTGCCAGCTCGAAATTGTTACGTTGGATAGCAAAGACGGCCTGGAAATTTATAGACACAGTACAGCACATATCATGGCGCAGGCCATAAAACGTATATATGGAGATAAGGGTGTCCAGCTCGGCATAGGTCCAGTAATCGAAGATGGCTTCTATTATGACATTGATATTGAGACACCTTTATCCACGGATGATCTTGTTGCAATTGAACAAGAAATGGCGAGAATCATTCAAGAGAATCACCCGATTGACCGCCGTGTGGTTCCGCGCGTTGAAGCAATTAAGCTTTTTGAAGCGCTGAATGAGCCCTTAAAGCTGGAGCTTATTCGTGATCTTCCGGAAGACACAGTATTATCTATTTATGATCAAGGAGAATTCTCGGATCTCTGCCGAGGGCCACATCTTCCCTCTACTGGCTTGGTCAAAGCCTTTAAGCTGTTGAATGTAGCTGGTGCCTACTGGCGTGGAGATTCCAATAATAAAATGTTGCAACGCATTTACGGAACTGCTTTTCCTAAGAAAGCTCAACTTGAAGAGCACTTACTCTTTCTTGAAGAAGCTAAAAAACGTGATCACCGTAAGCTCGGCAAGGAACTTGAGTTGTTCATGTTCTCTGAAGAAGCTCCGGGCATGCCCTTCTATCTTCCCAAGGGAATGACCATCCGTACAGAGCTTGAGAATTTCGCCCGTGAATTACAAAGACAGAGAGATTACGATGAAGTTCGTACACCGCTGATGATGAACAATCGGCTTTGGGAGCAATCCGGGCACTGGGATCACTACAAAGACAATATGTATTTCACAAATGTCGACGAAACTAAATTTGCGCTCAAGCCGATGAACTGCCCAGGTCATATGCTAATCTACAAAAACAATCTGCATTCCTACCGTGAGCTGCCTATCCGTATTGCGGAATTTGGTCAAGTACATCGCCATGAGTTCTCTGGGGCACTTAACGGGATGATGCGTGTTCGTACTTTCTGTCAGGATGATGCCCATCTCTTCGTATTACCCGAGCAGATTGAGGATGAAATAAGCCGTGTAATATCACTAATTGACCATATTTATCAAGTGTTTGGTTTTGAGTATAAGATTGAATTATCTACTCGCCCGGCAGATTATATGGGATCTGAAGAATTATGGGATCAGGCTGAACAATCTTTGCAAAATGTATTAGATAATCTCGGGATTGAGTATCGTGTGAATGAAGGTGATGGTGCGTTCTACGGACCTAAGATTGATTTCCATATCTTAGATGCGCTAAAACGAAGCTGGCAATGTGGAACAATCCAACTAGATTGGCAAATGCCAGAGAAATTCGACCTTACTTACATCGGCGAAGATAATCTTAAACATCGCCCGGTCGTAATCCATCGCGCTGTTTATGGGTCGATCGATCGTTTTATGGGGATTATTACAGAACATTTTGCCGGCGCATTTCCTCTATGGCTAGCACCTGTTCAAGCGAAGTTATTGCCCGTCTCTGAGAACTACGTTGATTATGCATTTCAGGTGAAGCAATCCTTAGAACAAGCTGGCATTCGTGTAGAAGTTGATATCCGAAATGAGAAGCTAGGATACAAAATTCGTGAAGCTCAGCTGGAAAAAGCACCCTACATGCTCGTTCTCGGTGAGAACGAAAAGAATTCCGACAGCGTATCTGTAAGAAAACGTGGTGAGGGTGATCTTGGTTCAAAGAGTATCCAAGAGATTATTGAGCAGATTAATGAAGAAATAATTAGCAAAAGATAA